The Methanocella arvoryzae MRE50 genome includes a region encoding these proteins:
- a CDS encoding Rpp14/Pop5 family protein produces MKILPSSLREKKRYIAFKVVTESGDPVDRKVLLDEIYFATQTLLGDTGSSEIGYRLMDFDGFRGILRVNHGAVELARAAIATVYVIKGTRAHIFISGVSGTIRAATEKYIVPENIASTNILSIQIRHGRMSGTAVREKGDEIDIVPDEREVLKRGNTRYLSLTSSDTVTNQQE; encoded by the coding sequence ATGAAAATCCTGCCATCTTCCCTGCGGGAAAAGAAGCGGTACATCGCCTTCAAGGTCGTCACCGAGAGCGGCGATCCTGTAGACCGGAAGGTGCTGCTGGACGAGATATACTTCGCCACTCAGACCCTTCTCGGGGATACCGGCAGCAGCGAGATCGGCTACCGGCTCATGGACTTCGATGGCTTCCGGGGCATCCTGCGGGTGAACCACGGTGCCGTGGAGCTTGCCCGGGCAGCGATCGCCACTGTCTACGTCATCAAAGGCACCCGCGCTCACATCTTTATCTCAGGAGTATCGGGTACGATACGGGCTGCAACAGAAAAATATATTGTTCCAGAAAACATAGCTTCCACTAATATCCTTTCTATACAAATTCGCCATGGGCGCATGTCCGGAACTGCGGTGAGAGAGAAGGGAGATGAAATTGACATTGTTCCGGATGAACGGGAGGTACTGAAACGCGGGAACACCCGCTATCTCAGCCTAACCTCTTCTGATACAGTAACTAATCAACAGGAGTGA
- the rnp3 gene encoding ribonuclease P protein component 3 produces the protein MPASEQELHYYDMNIHPYPEGSSSVSRMALEAGRLGLSGICASPHHDFFAGKEPLPQNFKVLRGVEVSPANANELRRLVEKYRSRVQVLAVHGGDEAINRAACEDGRADVLTHPHDGGKTSGINHIIAKLAADKQVAIEFSLFPIIHNRGGTRVRTLSSYRANFALVRKYGAPYVITSGAMSHYDLRDPRCMIAIARLFGLNEAEAIKGLTYYPEQIIRRSSASYVMDGVEIVGAGGGDE, from the coding sequence ATGCCGGCGAGTGAGCAAGAGCTACACTACTATGACATGAACATTCACCCCTACCCGGAGGGCTCGAGTTCCGTCTCGAGAATGGCGCTGGAGGCCGGAAGACTGGGCCTGTCGGGGATATGCGCTTCGCCACACCACGACTTTTTCGCCGGAAAGGAGCCACTACCGCAGAACTTCAAAGTGCTCCGGGGTGTCGAAGTCTCGCCGGCGAACGCCAACGAGCTGCGCCGGCTGGTGGAAAAGTACCGCAGCCGGGTCCAGGTGCTAGCTGTTCACGGCGGCGACGAGGCGATCAACCGGGCTGCCTGCGAGGACGGCAGAGCCGACGTGCTCACCCACCCGCACGACGGGGGCAAGACCAGCGGCATCAACCACATCATCGCAAAGCTGGCCGCCGATAAGCAGGTGGCCATCGAGTTCAGCCTTTTTCCCATCATCCACAACCGGGGCGGGACCAGAGTCCGCACCCTGTCCAGCTACAGGGCTAACTTTGCCCTCGTCAGAAAATACGGGGCTCCCTACGTGATCACTTCAGGGGCCATGTCCCACTACGATTTGCGGGACCCGCGCTGCATGATCGCGATAGCCAGACTGTTCGGCCTGAACGAGGCCGAGGCGATCAAGGGCCTCACCTATTATCCGGAGCAGATCATCCGCCGGTCCTCGGCCAGCTACGTCATGGACGGCGTCGAGATCGTCGGGGCGGGAGGGGGCGACGAATGA
- a CDS encoding RNA-binding domain-containing protein: MIHYILFRTQAHSTEEPSRVRQALENVLPQDTPIEALETEGYFGNPITIFTARLEKKAATQYMKFLRDKLPEEDLRALISELPERVSEDCTFFLRLSKQDAYLGDVRITYAEDAIALKAKVAAYPAKYELGLKILQDYFHAGE, from the coding sequence ATGATCCACTATATCCTGTTCAGAACGCAGGCACACTCGACAGAGGAACCCTCGAGGGTCAGACAGGCCCTCGAGAACGTTCTTCCCCAGGATACTCCGATCGAAGCCCTCGAGACCGAAGGCTACTTCGGCAACCCTATCACTATTTTTACTGCCCGGCTGGAAAAGAAGGCTGCGACGCAGTACATGAAATTTCTACGTGACAAGCTGCCGGAAGAGGATCTCAGGGCACTGATCTCGGAGCTTCCGGAGCGGGTCAGCGAAGATTGCACATTCTTCCTCCGCCTGTCCAAGCAGGATGCCTATCTCGGCGACGTGAGGATCACGTACGCTGAGGACGCCATAGCACTAAAGGCCAAGGTGGCCGCGTACCCCGCCAAATATGAGCTGGGGCTCAAGATACTCCAGGACTATTTCCATGCCGGCGAGTGA
- a CDS encoding 50S ribosomal protein L15e: MVKSAYSYIRDAWKNPSKTYVGELFWERLQEWRKEPTVVKIDRPTRLDRARALGYKAKQGIIVARAHVRRGGRRKSRYSRGRKSKHMGLRTLTRRTSIQRMAEVRASRKFPNMEVLNSYWVGQDGKHKWYEIILVDPHHPSIASDKNLSWITKGTHRGRAERGLTSAGKKGRGQRRKGKGTEKNYPSVQAHDRRGK, encoded by the coding sequence ATGGTAAAATCCGCATACAGCTACATACGCGATGCCTGGAAGAACCCCAGCAAGACGTATGTCGGCGAACTCTTCTGGGAACGCCTCCAGGAATGGAGGAAGGAGCCCACAGTCGTCAAGATCGACAGGCCCACAAGGCTCGACAGGGCGCGAGCACTTGGCTACAAGGCCAAGCAGGGCATCATCGTCGCACGCGCGCACGTCCGCCGCGGCGGCCGCCGCAAGTCCAGGTACTCCAGAGGCAGGAAGTCCAAGCACATGGGTCTGAGGACTCTGACCAGGCGCACCAGCATCCAGAGGATGGCAGAGGTCAGGGCAAGCCGCAAGTTCCCCAACATGGAAGTTCTGAACTCCTACTGGGTTGGCCAGGACGGCAAGCACAAGTGGTATGAGATTATCCTCGTCGACCCCCACCACCCGAGTATCGCCAGCGACAAGAACCTGAGCTGGATTACTAAGGGCACCCACCGGGGAAGGGCCGAGAGAGGCCTGACCAGCGCCGGCAAGAAGGGCAGAGGCCAGAGGCGGAAGGGCAAGGGCACCGAGAAGAACTACCCGTCTGTCCAGGCTCACGACCGCAGGGGCAAATGA
- the hypB gene encoding hydrogenase nickel incorporation protein HypB, which yields MHKIQVNVGASVTEANKRQAEENREHLEEHGIKAIDILGAVGSGKTMLVEKLTPVLRNRGFKVGAIVGDCYGDDDYQRIHALNIPTENLNTGTECHLDAHMVHHALHHLPLDDIDLLLIENVGNMVCPTDFPVGSHKRVVIVSVTEGDDVVNKHPAMFRECQIGIINKVDLAGAVGASIERMEKDMKRHNSNIQILKTNLKTGAGVEELADLITK from the coding sequence TTGCATAAAATTCAGGTTAACGTAGGTGCCAGCGTCACAGAGGCCAACAAGAGGCAGGCAGAAGAGAACCGGGAACACCTCGAGGAACACGGCATCAAGGCGATCGACATTCTCGGAGCAGTGGGCTCCGGCAAGACTATGCTGGTCGAGAAGCTTACCCCTGTCCTGCGGAACAGAGGCTTCAAGGTAGGCGCCATTGTCGGCGACTGCTACGGCGACGACGACTATCAGCGCATCCACGCCCTGAACATCCCGACGGAGAACCTCAACACCGGCACGGAATGCCATCTCGACGCACACATGGTGCACCACGCGCTGCATCATCTGCCCCTGGACGACATCGACCTGCTGCTGATCGAGAACGTCGGCAACATGGTCTGCCCCACCGACTTCCCCGTGGGCAGCCACAAGCGGGTGGTCATCGTCTCCGTCACCGAAGGCGACGACGTGGTCAACAAGCACCCGGCCATGTTCCGGGAATGCCAGATCGGCATCATCAACAAGGTAGACCTTGCCGGGGCCGTCGGAGCCAGCATCGAGCGCATGGAAAAGGACATGAAGCGCCACAACTCGAACATCCAGATCCTGAAGACCAACCTGAAGACTGGTGCCGGAGTCGAGGAACTGGCCGACCTCATAACAAAATAA